In Labrus bergylta chromosome 1, fLabBer1.1, whole genome shotgun sequence, one genomic interval encodes:
- the ugdh gene encoding UDP-glucose 6-dehydrogenase: MFQIKRICCIGAGYVGGPTCSVIAHMCPEITVTVVDVNESRIKAWNSDTLPIYEPGLKEVVESCRGRNLFFSTDIDSAIRDADLVFISVNTPTKTYGMGKGRAADLKFIEACARRIVEVSDGYKIVTEKSTVPVRAAESIRRIFDANTKPSLNLQVLSNPEFLAEGTAVRDLKEPDRVLIGGDETAEGQRAIRALCAVYEHWVPKARIITTNTWSSELSKLAANAFLAQRISSINSISALCEATGADVEEVAKAIGMDQRIGSKFLKASVGFGGSCFQKDVLNLVYLCEALNLPEVASYWQQVIDMNEYQRRRFACRIIDCLFNTVTGKKIALLGFSFKKDTGDTRESSSIYISKYLMDEGAKLFIYDPKVLKEQIIHDLSQPNISEDNPERVSELVTVTTDPYEACQGAHALVICTEWDMFKELDYEKIYKKMLKPAFLFDGRRVLDHLHADLQNIGFQIETIGKKVTITRIPYTPAGVGPRNAVIEPPPKKAKV; encoded by the exons ATGTTCCAGATAAAGAGGATCTGCTGCATCGGAGCTGGGTATGTCGGAGGCCCAACGTGTAGTGTGATCGCCCATATGTGTCCAGAGATCACCGTGACCGTTGTGGATGTCAACGAGTCGCGCATCAAAGCCTGGAACTCCGACACCCTGCCCATATACGAG CCGGGACTGAAGGAGGTGGTTGAATCATGCCGAGGGAGgaatttgtttttctccacagaCATAGACTCAGCCATCAGGGATGCAGACCTCGTCTTTATCTCT GTAAACACACCCACAAAGACCTACGGGATGGGGAAGGGTCGTGCAGCCGATCTTAAGTTCATTGAGGCGTGCGCTCGGCGGATCGTGGAGGTGTCTGACGGCTATAAGATCGTGACGGAGAAGAGCACAGTCCCCGTCCGGGCTGCAGAGAGTATCAGACGGATATTTGACGCCAACACTAAACCCAGCCTCAACCTACAG GTGCTCTCCAACCCGGAGTTCCTTGCAGAAGGAACAGCGGTGCGCGACCTGAAGGAGCCGGACCGCGTCCTGATCGGTGGAGACGAAACGGCGGAAGGTCAGAGGGCGATCAGGGCGCTGTGTGCCGTCTATGAGCACTGGGTCCCAAAAGCACGGATCATCACCACCAACACATGGTCCTCAGAGCTGTCCAAACTG GCAGCCAATGCATTTCTGGCCCAGCGTATCAGCAGCATCAACAGCATCAGCGCTCTGTGCGAGGCCACCGGCGCCGACGTGGAGGAGGTCGCTAAGGCCATCGGTATGGACCAGAGAATAGGCAGCAAGTTTCTCAAGGCCAGCGTGG GTTTTGGTGGAAGCTGTTTCCAGAAGGACGTGCTGAACTTGGTGTACCTGTGTGAGGCCCTCAACCTGCCTGAGGTAGCCTCTTACTGGCAGcag GTGATAGACATGAATGAGTACCAGCGGCGGCGGTTCGCCTGCAGGATTATCGACTGCCTCTTCAACACGGTCACTGGTAAAAAGATCGCTCTGCTGggcttctccttcaaaaaagacACGGGTGACACAAG GGAGTCGTCCAGTATCTACATCTCCAAGTATCTGATGGATGAAGGCGCCAAGCTGTTTATCTACGACCCCAAAGTGCTTAAAGAACAAATCATTCACGACCTCTCCCAGCCCAACATCTCAGAGGACAACCCagaaagag tgtcTGAGCTGGTTACTGTGACCACTGACCCTTATGAGGCCTGCCAGGGAGCGCATGCTTTGGTCATCTGCACTGAGTGGGACATGTTTAAG GAGCTGGACTATGAGAAGATTTACAAGAAGATGCTGAAGCCGGCCTTCCTATTCGATGGTCGCAGGGTGCTGGATCACCTCCACGCTGACCTGCAGAACATCGGCTTCCAG ATCGAGACCATCGGTAAGAAAGTGACGATAACAAGAATCCCCTACACTCCGGCTGGCGTTGGTCCTCGCAACGCTGTCATCGAACCTCCCCCCAAGAAAGCCAAAGTCTAA